In Woeseia oceani, one DNA window encodes the following:
- a CDS encoding methyltransferase domain-containing protein → MTDTARLLELLACPRCDKTPLAAEKKHFHCAACKTNYPRVGDIPWMFAEPDASLGEWRNRLHFALQQLAHEAKRLQAELASSDLNELTRTRLQAMQQATEQHRQTLQRLLSPVDVQSLQASYESHLALRTRLPSDQGLQTYYANVHRDWNWGEQENRASTEQLRAALSSDGEAALGDTAVLGAGACRLAYDLHQSFATDRLLALDFNPLLLFIARDVVHGERLQLHEFPLAPKSQADGAVLRELSAPEVVREGFYLLFGDVLRPPFAEASLDTVVTPWLIDIVSEDFPVFAGRVNRLLKPGGRWLNFGSLAFDHPQRARRYRREEVIDIVGNTGFDVTGVSEADIPYMNSPASRHGRLETVFTFCATKSGDVQRAPRYKALPDWIVTGKEAVPLLPSFRTQAMSTQIYTFIMSLIDGQRSIEDMARVLEQQQLMSRKEAVPAIRQFLTRMYDDSQRQSGF, encoded by the coding sequence ATGACCGATACCGCCCGCCTGCTGGAACTCCTCGCCTGTCCGCGTTGCGACAAGACACCGCTTGCGGCGGAGAAAAAGCACTTCCATTGCGCGGCCTGCAAGACCAACTATCCACGAGTTGGCGATATCCCATGGATGTTCGCGGAACCGGATGCCAGCCTCGGTGAATGGCGCAACCGCCTGCACTTTGCGTTGCAACAACTGGCGCACGAGGCAAAACGCCTGCAGGCCGAACTGGCCTCCAGCGACCTCAATGAACTCACGCGAACCCGTTTGCAGGCCATGCAGCAGGCAACGGAACAACACCGGCAAACGTTGCAGCGGCTGCTGTCGCCAGTAGACGTGCAGTCGCTGCAAGCCAGTTACGAATCACACCTTGCGCTGCGCACTCGCTTGCCGAGCGATCAGGGTTTGCAGACCTACTACGCGAACGTGCACCGCGACTGGAATTGGGGCGAGCAAGAGAACCGGGCATCCACGGAACAACTGCGAGCCGCGTTGTCGAGCGACGGCGAGGCAGCCCTGGGCGACACCGCCGTGCTCGGCGCGGGTGCCTGCCGCCTCGCCTATGACCTGCACCAATCGTTTGCCACCGATCGCTTGCTTGCGCTGGATTTCAATCCGCTGCTGCTGTTTATCGCTCGTGACGTTGTCCACGGTGAACGACTGCAATTGCACGAATTCCCGCTGGCGCCGAAATCCCAGGCCGATGGCGCCGTGTTACGGGAGCTCAGCGCACCCGAGGTGGTACGCGAAGGCTTTTACCTGCTGTTCGGCGATGTCCTGCGACCGCCGTTTGCGGAAGCCTCATTGGATACCGTCGTAACTCCATGGCTTATCGATATCGTCAGTGAAGACTTCCCCGTGTTCGCCGGCCGCGTAAATCGCTTGCTCAAGCCCGGCGGTCGCTGGCTGAATTTCGGCTCGCTTGCCTTTGATCACCCGCAGCGTGCTCGCCGATACAGACGTGAAGAAGTTATCGACATTGTCGGCAACACGGGGTTTGACGTAACAGGCGTCAGCGAGGCCGACATCCCGTACATGAATTCACCGGCAAGCCGGCATGGACGGCTGGAAACGGTGTTCACCTTCTGTGCCACGAAGTCCGGCGACGTGCAACGTGCACCGCGGTACAAAGCATTGCCGGACTGGATCGTCACCGGCAAAGAAGCCGTGCCATTGCTGCCGTCCTTTCGCACCCAGGCCATGTCAACGCAGATCTACACGTTCATCATGTCGCTGATTGATGGCCAGCGCAGCATTGAGGACATGGCCAGGGTTCTCGAACAACAACAGTTGATGAGCCGCAAGGAAGCGGTGCCGGCGATCAGGCAGTTTCTGACCAGGATGTACGACGACAGTCAGCGGCAATCGGGCTTCTGA
- a CDS encoding alpha/beta hydrolase, with protein sequence MLSLRARLIRFLARQYFRRVNPDRDIAELRQSFEDATKRLRLPRGVSVLHATINDIDCDWLVPDGAEDAPVILFLHGGAYVMGSSRTHRHLVATVCKAAKVRALLPNYRLAPEHPFPAGIEDACAVYEQLLAQGIEAEQIIIAGDSAGGGLSVASALTLRATGRSLPAALVLLSPWLDLSASGGSVHSRGEHDPLFRAEDLPVVAREYCTADAVREPLVSPVFADVSGLPPVFIQVGDHELLLNDSTRFADAISAAGGKVTLQVWPEMWHVFQFFVGRMPEADRAVADIVAYVRNVFSLQD encoded by the coding sequence ATGTTGAGCCTGCGAGCACGGCTGATTCGCTTTCTTGCGCGGCAGTATTTTCGCCGCGTCAATCCAGATCGGGACATTGCTGAACTTCGTCAGTCATTCGAGGATGCAACAAAGCGCCTGCGCTTGCCGCGCGGAGTGTCGGTGTTGCATGCGACGATCAACGACATCGACTGCGATTGGCTGGTTCCGGACGGGGCGGAAGATGCACCGGTTATCCTGTTCTTGCACGGCGGTGCCTATGTCATGGGCAGCAGCCGGACACACCGGCATCTTGTCGCCACGGTCTGCAAAGCCGCCAAAGTTCGGGCTTTGCTGCCGAATTACCGATTGGCGCCGGAGCACCCGTTTCCGGCCGGCATAGAGGATGCCTGTGCCGTCTACGAGCAACTGCTGGCACAGGGCATAGAAGCAGAGCAAATCATAATCGCGGGCGATTCCGCGGGTGGCGGACTGAGCGTCGCGAGTGCCTTGACGTTGCGCGCCACGGGCCGGTCATTGCCGGCGGCTTTGGTCTTGCTGTCGCCGTGGCTGGATCTGAGCGCCAGCGGCGGCTCGGTTCACAGCCGCGGCGAACACGATCCGTTGTTTCGCGCTGAAGACTTGCCCGTCGTTGCGCGTGAGTACTGTACGGCCGATGCCGTACGCGAGCCCTTGGTATCGCCCGTATTTGCCGATGTCAGCGGCCTGCCACCGGTGTTCATCCAGGTGGGCGATCACGAACTATTGCTGAATGACTCAACACGCTTCGCCGATGCCATTTCGGCCGCGGGCGGCAAGGTGACATTGCAGGTGTGGCCCGAGATGTGGCACGTGTTCCAGTTCTTCGTTGGCCGTATGCCCGAAGCAGATCGCGCTGTTGCGGACATAGTCGCCTACGTTCGCAACGTATTTTCATTGCAGGACTAG
- the fdxA gene encoding ferredoxin FdxA has product MTFVVTETCIKCKLTDCVEVCPVDCFHEGPNMLVIDPDECIDCTLCEPECPVEAIFSEDELPEGQEQFIELNRELSAQWPVITEIKDPPADADDWRDVKDKLSLLER; this is encoded by the coding sequence ATGACCTTCGTAGTGACCGAGACATGTATCAAATGCAAATTGACCGATTGTGTCGAGGTTTGCCCGGTGGACTGTTTTCACGAGGGGCCGAACATGCTGGTCATCGATCCGGACGAATGCATTGATTGCACCCTCTGCGAACCCGAATGCCCGGTCGAGGCAATTTTCTCGGAGGACGAACTGCCGGAAGGGCAGGAGCAGTTCATCGAGCTCAATCGTGAGCTTTCTGCCCAGTGGCCGGTGATCACCGAAATCAAAGATCCGCCCGCCGATGCGGATGACTGGCGCGACGTCAAAGACAAGCTGAGTCTGCTCGAACGCTAG
- a CDS encoding 3-hydroxyacyl-CoA dehydrogenase NAD-binding domain-containing protein, whose translation MSTTELNRQGRIAVISINNPPVNALSHSVRSGLMQCLQQLADDHDLDAAVVHCIGRTFCAGADIREFGRPPQQPFLPELVLALDASAKPVVAALHGTALGGGLEVAMGCHYRVAAKSAKVGLPEVLLGLLPGAGGTQLLPRLIGAEAALDVILDGKPRNVADPSIKGLIDAIADDDDLLASAVRFATEVAGKPVQRCSDRSVAAVDADYFEQRRSAIAKRTRGLISPKKIIDCVQAATTSSFAEGMRLEREAFLECQSSSQSAGLRHAFFAERTASKVPNLNAEVTARTLEQIVVIGAGTMGAGIAHNCLTAGYRVRLLDKDADGVARGDATVRRLMQGGVDRGKLTTAAADACLARFETSDDLTAVSDADLVIEAVFENMAVKQQVFRGLGEHCKPGAILASNTSTLDVDAIAAASGRAGDVIGMHFFSPAHIMRLLEIVRGRETADDVLATSIAFAKALGKIGVVVGNCYGFVGNRMLYSYGRENQMLLLEGAAPEVIDRVLQDWGMAMGPNAVNDLAGMDIGYKARKERKDRPDDPRFYRVADVLVEKGWLGQKTGRGTYLYPDGSRTPVPDPEVQALINAEAARLGIEQREISEQEIIERCIYGLIIEGARILEDKIAYRASDIDVVWTNGYGFPKYRGGPMHYADQVGLDKVYARICEFCERFGDTYWKPPALLAELAKNGGKFSDLG comes from the coding sequence ATGAGTACCACGGAGCTAAACCGACAAGGACGTATTGCCGTCATCAGCATCAACAACCCGCCCGTCAATGCGTTGTCGCACTCGGTTCGGTCTGGCCTGATGCAATGCCTGCAACAACTTGCCGATGACCACGATCTGGACGCGGCGGTGGTGCACTGCATCGGCCGCACCTTTTGCGCCGGCGCCGACATACGCGAATTCGGCAGGCCGCCGCAGCAGCCGTTTTTACCGGAACTGGTACTGGCGCTGGATGCCTCGGCCAAACCCGTGGTCGCCGCACTGCACGGCACGGCCCTCGGCGGCGGTCTTGAAGTCGCAATGGGCTGCCACTACCGGGTCGCGGCAAAGAGTGCGAAGGTCGGCCTGCCGGAAGTCCTGCTGGGGTTGTTGCCGGGTGCCGGTGGTACACAATTGTTGCCGCGCCTGATCGGCGCGGAAGCCGCACTTGACGTCATCCTTGACGGCAAACCACGCAACGTTGCAGACCCATCAATCAAAGGCCTCATCGACGCCATCGCTGACGATGACGACTTGCTTGCGAGCGCCGTGCGGTTCGCCACTGAGGTTGCCGGCAAACCGGTGCAACGCTGCAGTGACCGCTCTGTCGCGGCTGTCGATGCCGACTACTTCGAGCAACGCCGCAGCGCGATTGCGAAACGCACACGCGGCTTGATATCGCCAAAGAAAATCATCGACTGTGTGCAGGCCGCAACGACCTCCTCATTTGCCGAGGGCATGCGCCTTGAACGCGAAGCGTTTCTCGAATGCCAGAGCTCCAGCCAATCGGCCGGGCTGCGCCATGCCTTCTTCGCCGAACGTACCGCCAGCAAGGTACCCAATCTCAATGCCGAAGTTACGGCGCGTACCCTGGAGCAGATCGTCGTGATCGGCGCCGGAACGATGGGTGCCGGCATTGCCCACAACTGCCTGACCGCCGGCTACCGGGTACGGCTGCTGGACAAGGACGCCGACGGCGTGGCCCGTGGCGATGCCACTGTCCGCCGCCTGATGCAAGGCGGCGTCGACCGCGGCAAGCTGACAACAGCCGCCGCCGATGCCTGTCTCGCCCGATTCGAAACCAGTGACGACCTCACGGCGGTCAGTGATGCAGACCTCGTCATCGAAGCCGTATTCGAGAACATGGCCGTCAAGCAACAGGTGTTTCGCGGACTGGGCGAACACTGCAAGCCCGGCGCCATACTCGCCAGCAACACATCCACGCTCGATGTCGATGCCATCGCTGCGGCCAGCGGCCGCGCGGGCGACGTTATCGGCATGCACTTTTTCAGCCCGGCACACATCATGCGATTGCTTGAGATTGTGCGCGGCCGCGAAACGGCAGACGATGTGCTGGCAACGTCGATCGCGTTTGCCAAAGCGCTCGGCAAGATTGGCGTCGTGGTAGGCAATTGCTACGGCTTTGTTGGCAACCGGATGTTGTACAGCTACGGTCGCGAGAATCAGATGTTGTTGCTGGAAGGCGCGGCACCCGAAGTCATCGACCGGGTATTGCAGGACTGGGGCATGGCTATGGGTCCGAATGCGGTCAACGACCTTGCCGGCATGGACATCGGTTACAAAGCCCGCAAGGAGCGTAAAGACCGGCCGGACGATCCGCGTTTTTACCGCGTTGCCGACGTACTCGTTGAGAAAGGCTGGCTAGGCCAGAAAACCGGTCGCGGCACCTATCTCTATCCTGACGGCAGCCGGACACCGGTGCCCGACCCCGAGGTTCAGGCGCTGATCAACGCCGAAGCGGCTCGGCTCGGCATTGAGCAACGCGAAATCAGCGAGCAGGAAATCATCGAGCGCTGCATCTACGGCCTGATCATCGAGGGCGCTCGCATTCTGGAAGACAAGATCGCCTACCGCGCATCCGACATCGACGTCGTCTGGACCAACGGCTACGGTTTCCCGAAGTACCGTGGCGGCCCCATGCACTATGCTGATCAGGTCGGTCTCGACAAGGTCTACGCGCGTATCTGCGAATTCTGCGAACGCTTCGGCGACACTTACTGGAAGCCACCGGCACTGCTGGCAGAACTGGCCAAGAACGGCGGTAAATTTTCGGACCTGGGCTGA